The genomic DNA CGATTCGGAGAGGACGGTACCCTGGATAGCCAGCGGCGTCGTACTCATCGGCAAGACGGTGCCGCGAGCCCCGAGTAGCGCGCCAGCCCATTTCAGCCCGTCCACGGGATCACCCAAAAGCTCCCACAGAGTGACGATTAACAGGTTTCCGAGGGCGTGGTTTTCTAGGCTGCTGGGCACGGCCCCTCGCCCTTGGAAGCGATGCTGCATCACGTCGCGCCAGGTCCTCCCCCAGTCGGAGTCATCACATAGCGCCGCCAGGGCCATCCGTAGATCCCCCGGGGGTAGCACGTCGAACTCGGCTCGCAGGCGGCCAGATGAACCACCGTCGTCGGCGACGGTCACGACGGCGGTGATGTCCGGCGTGAGGCGCCTCAGGGCAGACAGCGAAGCGGAGAGGCCGTGCCCACCGCCGAGCGCAGTGACCCGGATTCGTTCCCCCGGACCGTCCTCACCCCGCGGTGGGACCAAGGGAATTTGTCCCGTCAGCATGGTCATGCCTACTCCCGGCCCAAATCTCGGTGGCTGACATTCACGGTGACGCGTGGTAGCTGATCTAGCCGACGCGCCAATTCCTCAGTGACGGCCACCGACCGGTGTTTACCACCGGTGCAGCCAACCGCGATCGTGGCATAGTGCTTGTTCTCCCGCCGGTAACCTTCCAGCGCCGGCTTAAGCGCGTTGAGGTAGTGCCCAATGAATTCCTCGGTCCCCTCGGCATCGAAGACGAACTGCTTGACTCCCTCATTTTGTCCGGTCAGGGGACGCAGCTCCTCGACCCAGTGTGGATTGGGGATAAATCGAACATCGGCAACATAGTTCGCGTCCGCTGGTAGACCGTATTTGAAGCCGAAACTCATGACGTTCAAGCGCAGGACGATGGGGCCGTCGTCGCTAAAGAGTTGAGTGATCTCCGTGGAGAGCTTGTGGACGTTCTGGTGCGTTGTGTCCAGCACAATCTCTGCTCGATTGCGCAGTTCACTCAAGAGTTCGCGTTCAGCGCGCAGGCCGTCTAGGATCGTCCCTTCCTCCTGGAGGGGGTGCGGACGGCGACCCTGTTCGAAGCGCCGAACCAGGACGTCGTCGGCAGCGTCTACGAAGAGGATTCGGTACTGCACGCCGGCGGCCGTCAGGTCTGCCAGCGCCTCCGACAGCTCGGGATTAACCGAGCTACTACGCACGTCCATGACCACGGCCAGCTTGTTGAAGATCTTGGTCGCCGGTGTCTCCAATTCCATGAGGCGCCGCAGCAGCTGCGGTGGCAGGTTCTCGACCACGTACCAACCGTGATCTTCCAAGGCGTGCGCCGCCGTCGTTCGTCCCGCACCCGACATGCCCGTAATAATGAGCAGCTCTGACTCGGCGGGCTTGACCGTCTCCAACTCACTGTCCATACCGCCCAGTCTAGGACGGACACGGCCGATCCGTGACCCGCAGGCTAACTCTGGTCTGGGGCCTGCAAGGCGGTGTAGAGGTGATCTGCGAGCGCCGGTCCGATCCCCGACACAGTGAGCAGTTCCTCACGAGATGCAGCGCGCAGCTTCTTGAGCGATCCAAACTCCTTCAGCAGCGCCGTACGTTTGGCCGGGCCCAATCCCGGAACGTCGTCGAGGACGCTCTCGAGCATGGAAGACGAGCGCTTCTTCCGGTGAAAAGTAATGGCAAACCGGTGAGCTTCATCGCGCAGGCGCTGCAGGAGGTACAAGGACTCGGACGCGCGGGGAAGGATCACCGGGAATTCGTCCTCTGGCAGCCAGACCTCCTCCAGTCGCTTGGCCAACCCGACGACGTACACGTCGTCGATGCCCAAGTCCGTCAAGGCCTGGCTGGCGGCCGCTACCTGTGGCGGGCCGCCGTCAACGACCACGAGCGACGGTGGATAAGCAAACTTCCGGGCACCAGCGGCGGTCTCAGCCTCTACCTGACCAGAGATGAGGGTGCCCGTGGCCTCACGCTCGTCCAAGTACCGCTTGAAGCGCCGCGTCAGGACGTCGTACATCGCCGAGGTGTCGTCCCGAGCGGCCTGGCCCGAAATCGAAAACTTGCGGTAGTCCGACTTCTTGGGCAGCCCGTCCTCCACCACGACCATCGAGGCGACCACGTTGGTTCCCGAGACATGGGAGATGTCATAACACTCAATCCGCATCAACGGCACGGGCACGCCCAGCGCTTCCTGCAATTCTTGAAGCGCCGCCGAACGAGTCGTGATGTCACCGGCTCGGCGCGACTTATGCAAACGCAGCGCTTGCTCGGCGTTTTCCCGGACGGTCTCCATGAGTGCGGCCTTCTCCCCCCGCTGGGGGACGCGCAGGTTGACCGCTGAACCGCGTAGCGTCTTCAGCCACGCAGCAAGGTGTTCGCGCTCGTCAGGTTCGACGGGCACGAGGACTTCGCGCGGTAGCCGGTCGCCGCCGTCGTCGTTCCCGTAGACCTGCTGCAGCAAATGGGTGATGAACTGGGCGGGTCCGAAGTCTTCAACCTTCTCGACAACCCAGCCGCGCTGGCCGCGGATTCTCCCATTGCGCACGTGGAAAACCTGTACAGCAGCCTCCAGCTCGTCTTCTGCCACGGCGAAGATATCCGCCTCCGTGTCTTCGCCGAGAACAACGGCATTGCGCTCGAAGACGCGCCGGAGTGCTTGGACGTCGTCTCGCAGTCGCGCCGCTCGTTCGTAGTCCATGTCCGCGGCGGCCGCGCCCATCTGCCGCTCCAGATCGCGGATAAAGGCGGTTCCTTCACCACCCATAAAGCGGCACAGTTCGTCAGCCAACTGCCGATGATCCGCTTCGCTAATCCGTCCAACACAGGGCGCGGAACACTTGTCGATATACCCCAGCAGGCACGGACGGCCGCTCTGTTGAGCCCGCCGGAAGACCCCGGGGCTACACGTTCGCACGGGAAACACCCGCAACAGCGTGTCCAAGGTTTCGCGGATGGCCTTCGCCGGATAGAACGGCCCAAAGTACTTCACGTCCTTGCGCCGGTCTCCACGCATCACTTGAGCTCGCGGATACTTTTCCCCCATGGTGACCGCAAGGTAGGGGTAGGACTTGTCGTCTCGAAAGACGATATTAAAGCGAGGCGTGAACTCCTTGATCCAGGTGTACTCGAGCTGCAAGGCCTCGAGTTCATTGCTCACCACAGTCCATTCCACACTCGCGGCGGTGTGCACCATGGCGTGCGTCTTGGGATTCAGCTGTGCCGGCTTGACGAAGTAAGAGCTCAGGCGCGAGCGAAGGTTCTTGGCTTTGCCCACGTAAATCACGCGACCCTGTGGATCGCGGAACCGGTAGACCCCGGGTGTGGTAGGAATGTCCGACGTCCGTGGGCGGTAGCTCTGCGGATCTGCCATCGTCCCTCTCCCTCCGTTGGCCGGTGTCAGGCCCCCGACGGCGCCTGGTTGTAGTGGTCAGTTCTTTCTTGTCCACTGAGTTCGGCGATCGCGTCAACAATGGCGTCCGTGGCTTGCCGACGCGCTGGCAGCGGATGCTTGGGACCCACGTGATCGAACTGCAACGGCGGGCCAACCGTCAAGGAGAAATGCCGCGGCCGAATCCGATTTGACCCAGCCGGCTGCAGCTTCTCTGTCCCTTTGAGGCCAACGGGAACCACCGGCGCACCCGTGCTCAGGGCCAACCAACCGACGCCGGTGCGGCCACGGTACAACTTACCGTCGCGTGAGCGCGTGCCCTCTGGATAGATCCCGATGCCCCCGCCCGCATCAAGGATTTCGACCAGCTGGTCCAGCGCCGCAACAGAAGCTGCCTGTTCACCGCGTTCGACAGGGATGGACCCCACCGACTCAAAGAATGACTTCATCACGCGCCCTTTGAATCCGGGCGTGGTGAAGTACTCGGCCTTGGCAAAGAACGCCACCTGCCGCGGCAAAAGCGCCTGAATAATCACGCTGTCCAAAAAGGACAAGTGATTCGACGCGACAATGAACGGTCCTTCATCCGGAATGTTCTCGAGCCCCGTCACGGTGGGGCGGCAGGTTGCCTTCAGAGAGGCCGACACGGTGAATCGCACGGAGTCAAAAACACTCATCGGCACTCTCCTTTCGCTGCCACATCCAATAGTTCCGTAATCCCTCGCCGGGCCGCCACTGCGTCTGTCGCGAGGTACGCCGCTCCAGCCGCCTCAAGTTCGCCCGCCCTGGCATATCCCCACTCGACACCGACGCACGCGAGGCCATGAGCGCGGGCTCCCTCGACATCAAAATGGCGATCGCCCACCATGACCGCGAGCGGCGGGTCTCCAAGCCGCTGTAGGGCGCGGGCGATGATGGCCGCTTTTCCCTCATGCGGCCCATCCTCACGAGCAGTGGCCCCGCACACCACGTCGAACGCCTCATGAATCTGCATCACCGTCAGCAATTCGACGGCCAAGGGCTCTGGTTTCGACGTCGCGACGCCGATCAGCACGCCGTCACGACGTAACTCGGTCACCAACTCTTCGATTCCGGGATACACGGCACTCGAGGCCATGCCCGTGGCGCGATACTGCCGACGATAGGCCTCAATAATCGAGGGGAGATTCTCCGCGGTGACCCCGGAGACCGACTGAAGGCTCTCAGCGAGTGGAGGACCAATCATGGCCTCCAGCTCGTGATCTGATGGTGCAAGGACTCCATGGCTGCTCAAGGCAGACCTGAGGCCGGACGTGATGGCATTGCGTGGGTCGACCAACGTGCCATCGAGGTCGAACAAGACAGCACGCTGGGGTGGGGCAGATTTCATCACCGGGTTATTCTGCCATGTGATTCATCAGACTGTCGGGTTCATACCTCTCACGGCATAGACGGTTGGGGCAGAATCTCGGCAAGAAACGCACCCGTGTGGCTTGCGCGGACCTGCGCAACCTGCTCAGGTGTACCTTCCGCGATGACTTGCCCACCACCGGAGCCGCCTTCCGGTCCCAGGTCAATAATCCAGTCCGCGGACTTGATGACGTCGAGGTTGTGCTCAATCGTGATCACGGTGTTTCCCTTGGAGACGAGGCCTTGCAACACTCCCAACAGTTTGCGGATGTCCTCGAAGTGAAGGCCCGTCGTAGGTTCATCAAGCACGTAAATCGCACGGCCATTGCTGCGTTTTTGAAGTTCAGCAGCGAGCTTGACGCGCTGAGCTTCACCACCCGAAAGGGTCGTAGCGGGCTGCCCTAGGCGCA from Zhihengliuella flava includes the following:
- the rapZ gene encoding RNase adapter RapZ, producing the protein MDSELETVKPAESELLIITGMSGAGRTTAAHALEDHGWYVVENLPPQLLRRLMELETPATKIFNKLAVVMDVRSSSVNPELSEALADLTAAGVQYRILFVDAADDVLVRRFEQGRRPHPLQEEGTILDGLRAERELLSELRNRAEIVLDTTHQNVHKLSTEITQLFSDDGPIVLRLNVMSFGFKYGLPADANYVADVRFIPNPHWVEELRPLTGQNEGVKQFVFDAEGTEEFIGHYLNALKPALEGYRRENKHYATIAVGCTGGKHRSVAVTEELARRLDQLPRVTVNVSHRDLGRE
- the uvrC gene encoding excinuclease ABC subunit UvrC; translated protein: MADPQSYRPRTSDIPTTPGVYRFRDPQGRVIYVGKAKNLRSRLSSYFVKPAQLNPKTHAMVHTAASVEWTVVSNELEALQLEYTWIKEFTPRFNIVFRDDKSYPYLAVTMGEKYPRAQVMRGDRRKDVKYFGPFYPAKAIRETLDTLLRVFPVRTCSPGVFRRAQQSGRPCLLGYIDKCSAPCVGRISEADHRQLADELCRFMGGEGTAFIRDLERQMGAAAADMDYERAARLRDDVQALRRVFERNAVVLGEDTEADIFAVAEDELEAAVQVFHVRNGRIRGQRGWVVEKVEDFGPAQFITHLLQQVYGNDDGGDRLPREVLVPVEPDEREHLAAWLKTLRGSAVNLRVPQRGEKAALMETVRENAEQALRLHKSRRAGDITTRSAALQELQEALGVPVPLMRIECYDISHVSGTNVVASMVVVEDGLPKKSDYRKFSISGQAARDDTSAMYDVLTRRFKRYLDEREATGTLISGQVEAETAAGARKFAYPPSLVVVDGGPPQVAAASQALTDLGIDDVYVVGLAKRLEEVWLPEDEFPVILPRASESLYLLQRLRDEAHRFAITFHRKKRSSSMLESVLDDVPGLGPAKRTALLKEFGSLKKLRAASREELLTVSGIGPALADHLYTALQAPDQS
- a CDS encoding lysophospholipid acyltransferase family protein, coding for MSVFDSVRFTVSASLKATCRPTVTGLENIPDEGPFIVASNHLSFLDSVIIQALLPRQVAFFAKAEYFTTPGFKGRVMKSFFESVGSIPVERGEQAASVAALDQLVEILDAGGGIGIYPEGTRSRDGKLYRGRTGVGWLALSTGAPVVPVGLKGTEKLQPAGSNRIRPRHFSLTVGPPLQFDHVGPKHPLPARRQATDAIVDAIAELSGQERTDHYNQAPSGA
- a CDS encoding HAD hydrolase-like protein; its protein translation is MKSAPPQRAVLFDLDGTLVDPRNAITSGLRSALSSHGVLAPSDHELEAMIGPPLAESLQSVSGVTAENLPSIIEAYRRQYRATGMASSAVYPGIEELVTELRRDGVLIGVATSKPEPLAVELLTVMQIHEAFDVVCGATAREDGPHEGKAAIIARALQRLGDPPLAVMVGDRHFDVEGARAHGLACVGVEWGYARAGELEAAGAAYLATDAVAARRGITELLDVAAKGECR